Proteins from one Archocentrus centrarchus isolate MPI-CPG fArcCen1 chromosome 8, fArcCen1, whole genome shotgun sequence genomic window:
- the s1pr5a gene encoding sphingosine 1-phosphate receptor 5a, whose protein sequence is MSSEPFHAAHVAVAPSVIPMPTSAGMFQMFREYQSNTVIKEHYNHTGKLEEAKYTNGLKPEAIAFLLVCLLIVAENAVVLLAIWKNKKFHVPMYYLLGNLTLSDLLAGFAYMINIITSGANTLNMTPVQYFLREGCVFIMLAASVISLLAIAIERHVTMVRMKPYQGNKQGRMFALIGGSWVLSVLMGVLPVLGWNCMGNLDTCSTVLPLYAKSYILFSITIFSAILMAIVVLYVRIFRIVKTNTQRLVPQRKGVYRKSQKYMALLKTVTIVLGVFIACWLPLFILLLLDFYCPTKKCKVLLKADYFLGIAMINSLLNPIIYTLTSKDMRRAIIRLICRPCLVTKDGQVKKIGMPFLDCSTTKTHTDAASHRLEGLDTTVSSGNFTPSTIKAIYPRISRT, encoded by the coding sequence ATGTCCAGTGAGCCTTTCCATGCTGCCCACGTTGCTGTAGCCCCATCTGTCATCCCAATGCCAACCTCTGCCGGAATGTTTCAGATGTTTCGTGAGTACCAGAGCAACACAGTCATCAAAGAGCACTACAACCACACGGGCAAGCTTGAAGAGGCCAAGTACACAAACGGGCTCAAACCCGAGGCCATCGCTTTCCTGCTGGTCTGCCTGCTCATCGTTGCAGAAAATGCTGTGGTGCTCCTGGCCATCTGGAAGAACAAGAAGTTCCATGTTCCCATGTACTACTTACTGGGCAATTTGACTCTCTCTGACCTGCTCGCAGGTTTCGCCTACATGATAAACATCATCACGTCTGGTGCCAACACATTAAACATGACCCCTGTGCAGTATTTCCTGCGTGAGGGCTGTGTGTTCATCATGCTGGCCGCCTCTGTCATCAGCCTTCTGGCCATCGCCATCGAACGCCATGTCACCATGGTGAGGATGAAGCCATACCAGGGGAACAAACAGGGGCGCATGTTTGCTCTGATTGGAGGGAGCTGGGTGCTGTCTGTGCTCATGGGTGTCCTCCCAGTCCTGGGTTGGAACTGTATGGGGAACCTGGACACGTGCTCCACAGTCCTACCGCTCTATGCCAAGAGTTACATCCTCTTCAGCATCACCATCTTCAGCGCCATCCTCATGGCCATTGTGGTGCTGTACGTCCGCATCTTCCGCATCGTCAAGACCAACACCCAGCGCCTTGTTCCACAGCGGAAAGGTGTTTACCGCAAGTCCCAGAAGTACATGGCCCTGCTAAAGACAGTCACCATAGTCCTGGGAGTCTTCATCGCATGCTGGCTGCCCCTCTTCATCCTGCTCCTGCTGGACTTCTACTGTCCAACCAAAAAGTGCAAGGTGCTCCTTAAGGCAGACTACTTCCTGGGCATTGCTATGATCAATTCTCTTCTTAACCCCATCATCTACACCCTGACCAGCAAGGACATGAGGAGGGCCATCATCAGGCTAATCTGCCGACCCTGCCTCGTAACAAAAGATGGGCAGGTGAAGAAGATCGGGATGCCCTTCCTGGACTGCAGCACCACTAAGACTCACACAGATGCAGCCTCTCACAGACTGGAGGGTCTGGACACGACGGTCTCCTCGGGTAACTTTACACCCTCGACCATTAAAGCCATTTATCCCAGGATATCTAGGACATGA